From Mytilus edulis chromosome 8, xbMytEdul2.2, whole genome shotgun sequence, one genomic window encodes:
- the LOC139483971 gene encoding probable DNA double-strand break repair Rad50 ATPase: MNLTGRNDNADVNASNDFLKSLLLKQTENEVQQEKQLNAAKAKENEMTREIELLYISLENERKEFDETKTRLEEADKRECQLITKIQLLQQSFEENRRVFDEKEKQMKVTIQQKDQEIRKVHKLLKEQQHTMGEIKRMSKISFTKVNKSNTIDDVETLKKELAGVQAFQQRFEERRHFRPNKEAMERYGIKVDGKITEADSEDSSSRDTPPSTLTYDNSEESLSTHWEEQRKEKLQTRKNLHTIINPKSVKIYN, encoded by the exons atgaa TTTGACAGGGCGTAATGACAACGCTGACGTTAATGCAAGTAATGACTTCTTAAAGTCTCTATTATTAAAGCAAACAGAGAATGAAGTGCAACAAGAAAAACA GTTGAATGCTGCAAAAgcaaaagaaaatgaaatgacTAGGGAAATAGAGTTGCTGTATATATCTTTGGAAAACGAACGGAAAGAATTTGACGAAACAAAAACACG CTTAGAAGAAGCAGACAAACGTGAATGTCaattgataacaaaaatacagCTGCTGCAGCAATCTTTTGAAGAAAACAGAAGAGTGTTTGACGAAAAGGAAAAACA AATGAAAGTTACAATCCAGCAAAAAGATCAAGAAATAAGGAAAGTACATAAGCTTTTGAAAGAACAGCAACATACAATGGGTGAAATAAAGCGGATGTCAAAAAT ATCATTTACGAAAGTCAATAAAAGTAATACAATCGATGATGTTGAAACTTTGAAGAAGGAATTAGCAGGTGTACAAGCGTTCCAACAAAGATTTGAAGAACGCAGACATTTTCGTCCAAATAAAGAAGCTATGGAAAG ATACGGAATAAAAGTGGACGGAAAAATAACCGAAGCAGATAGTGAAGACTCATCATCAAGAGACACACCTCCGAGTACTTTGACATATGATAACAG CGAAGAGAGTTTGTCAACGCATTGGGAAGA